TGGGTCTGGTATTGTGGGAATTAGTGTCAAGATGTTCCGACATCTACATGCCAGGCTCCGAGATACCCGCATACAGACAGCCGTACGAGAAGGAGATTGGACTTCACCCGACATTCGAGCAGATGCAAGTGTTAGTATCGCGTAATAAGGCTAGACCTTTGCTAGAGGGTAGTTTAGTAGACAGACCAGGAGTACGTTTGATCAGGGAAACGATGGAAGACTGTTGGGACGCAGACGCGGAAGCCCGGTTAACCGCTTTATGTATAGAAGAACGTCTTTCAGAGCTACAATCTCATCGTGGTACGTTCTTCTTGATCGCTCTGCGATTCTATTAGGTCATTACATATGAACTGcccgatttttaacagtaacgttGAACAAACGAACGATCAGGTTTATAGTTGAAAGTGATCTATAATAATCGGATATTTCATACGCGATAACTTAACAGCGTGCAAGTATGATTGAGTAGACTGTTGACGAAACAAATCTCTAAACTTTCAGTGACTATGCACTTCACCGATGGGAGTCCAATGGTCAATTCCCATTGCACCCTAGTGCCTTCAACTACAAACAGTCTTTACAGCGAAACGTCTCATCACGATAACGTTCACGTCGGTCATTTATCATTGCACATGGTACAAGATAATACAAGTAATGATGGTATTGTTGAGAACTTGGTAACATTGTCGCCTTCTGAGAGCATCGTTCACGAGCATAGTTGTAAGTACAGATTACTAGAAGTGTGCGAGAGCCCGAGTTTACCGGAATTATTCTTGGTAACCGGAAAATTGTTGATAATCCGAAAAACTATTTTCGGGTTTTCGCACACCTCTACATATCACAACTGAAACGTTTCGTTGTCATCGTCGATTGCGACTAAATTGATCCGTGTGTTGCGTTTTAGTTAAAAATTCAAACGAAGTAGCAATATACAACCATGCTCAGACGCTTCAGCCTTACCAAGGGCGGAATCCGTGCATGGAGAGGAACCTAATGTTGCAGTCGGACTCGTTCGAAGAGTTAGGGTGTAACGGTAACGTGCTGGTGGACAAGTCCATGAAGCACGCTTGCAACGATCAATACAAAATAGTCTCGGAAGCACAAGGACTCGTCTCCCACGATTATTTGAGCCAACACACGACCCAGTTGACACAGCTTAGACCAGCAACGCCTATACCGTACGTTCAGAACGTCATTTCCGACGACGGTACGACGGCGTATGGCAAACGCAAACAAACAAACGTGCACGAGGTCTGCGCGCAAGAGAGTCCAAGGAAGAAGCTGTTCGGATGGCCGAATCTGAAGAAGCTGCTCGTCAACAAGAAGATGCATACCTATAACAAATACCAAATAGACAGGGAAGATTCGAAGTCGAATCTACTGTCAAAACAGAAACAGAACGTGCAAATCAAAACGGTCGAGACGAACGTGACGATATCGCCCGGAGGAAAGTACGTGAACGGTATTATTACCAAGTCACCGGCGGTCACCATTCCGTTGGACAAGAACGACAAGAACGCCGTGCAAGTTGGTAAACAAAAGCTAGATAACGATAACAACACGAACACTCGACCGTCTAGTCTGCCCCTCGTCAATCTACGAAACAAAAAGAGCGAGAACAATCTGAGCAGACAAGAGAGTATCGACAAGTTCAACGAAGTTTTTAATGTTGGATCGAACCTGAACGTGTTGAAGGATCCACATATGAGAATCAAGACGCCAGGCGATCTGCCACCCTCTGTAAGAAAGATTCGTGGTCGTGGACAATCGACCGCGAGATTTTCTCTCTACGACGACCGAATGATGTGCAATATTTTAAGCGAGGAGGACGACCGTAACGATAAAGCCATTTGGAACTCCGTACCGTTCGGTATGGACTTTGGCGACAATGACGACAAACGTTCGCCGACTAAACTTAGTACCAAAAATGTTACTTGCTTTTAATCGGATATTATACTAAAATCTATTTGTAAAGGTCTTTAGCTGTAAGGATAATAATGGCTGTAGTTTGACTCCAGCGTAAATATAATGTATgtacagaaaagaaaatttataagaATTAAGACAGATTTTATACTCTTTACGAAAACACATTATCATCACTCAAGTATTGAAAcgaataaaagaaataatgaaacgcAAAATACAGGCAGCATATACTGGAATATCAT
The genomic region above belongs to Halictus rubicundus isolate RS-2024b chromosome 17, iyHalRubi1_principal, whole genome shotgun sequence and contains:
- the Wit gene encoding kinase protein wishful thinking produces the protein MKAIVSITLIVLLCGINSAPINAIRICASRKKNENLSLKQHIPSVPENILNDSNVVHTIPDDNIKYEKCTNFCHALWQEDKTANGTQIIILSQGCWKQSGEQKCETSECIALQHSTKALNNTKFCCCHGDYCNLNINSTIYSENKVHNSITTENNQPTTEYLEQSDSGRWMLIIISVLVCILLVTCILGLMVYRMYHTNMLARLGKPLSYTDQFLDSTALRTGTYTVDHLKLTTIVGQGRYGSVWQGSMGDQDVAVKIFPSHYRNYFQNERDTYCLPFMEHPSLLSYYGVDERVSMEGSVEYLLVLSFAPGGTLTDFLRTRTIDWPTFCKMGLSMVKGLAYLHTDIHKGDKFKPCIAHRDINSRNILIKADGTCCICDLGLAVQISGSKYYSNGEEQYAEIKSINDVGTLRYMAPEVLEGAVNLRDCESSLKQIDVYAMGLVLWELVSRCSDIYMPGSEIPAYRQPYEKEIGLHPTFEQMQVLVSRNKARPLLEGSLVDRPGVRLIRETMEDCWDADAEARLTALCIEERLSELQSHRVTMHFTDGSPMVNSHCTLVPSTTNSLYSETSHHDNVHVGHLSLHMVQDNTSNDGIVENLVTLSPSESIVHEHSFKNSNEVAIYNHAQTLQPYQGRNPCMERNLMLQSDSFEELGCNGNVLVDKSMKHACNDQYKIVSEAQGLVSHDYLSQHTTQLTQLRPATPIPYVQNVISDDGTTAYGKRKQTNVHEVCAQESPRKKLFGWPNLKKLLVNKKMHTYNKYQIDREDSKSNLLSKQKQNVQIKTVETNVTISPGGKYVNGIITKSPAVTIPLDKNDKNAVQVGKQKLDNDNNTNTRPSSLPLVNLRNKKSENNLSRQESIDKFNEVFNVGSNLNVLKDPHMRIKTPGDLPPSVRKIRGRGQSTARFSLYDDRMMCNILSEEDDRNDKAIWNSVPFGMDFGDNDDKRSPTKLSTKNVTCF